One stretch of Euphorbia lathyris chromosome 7, ddEupLath1.1, whole genome shotgun sequence DNA includes these proteins:
- the LOC136235511 gene encoding probable choline kinase 1 isoform X2, whose amino-acid sequence MMIGLSQCHRPPTVSANKLPTRNSRRRGFYAGRLICNKHGRHFLKQFVVSDSRMVVKTKGFIEGSFPEELKEILMKVASEWGDVVDDLNSLEVIPLKGAMTNEVFQFNWPTKKGDVVRKLLVRIYGEGVELFFKRVDELTTFECMSKHGQGPKLLGRFEDGRVEEFIHARTLSAVDLRDPEISGFVAAKMREFHGLDMPGPRTVFLWTRMRNWLAEAKRLCSLKDAKKFQLDQLEAEISMLEEHLSQGYPDVGFCHNDLQYGNIMLDEEERSITLIDYEYASYNPVAYDIANHFCEMAADYHSDMPHILDYSKYPGLEERRRFVNAYLSSTGDNPTEVEVEQLVNDAEFYTLANHLFWGLWGIISKYVNKLDFDYLEYARQRFEQYWLRKPQLLVSSTIHTNET is encoded by the exons ATGATGATTGGTTTGTCGCAGTGCCACCGGCCTCCAACTGTATCTGCCAACAAACTTCCAACACGCAATTCAAGGAGGAGGGGATTCTACGCGGGTCGTTTAATTTGTAACAAACATG GAAGACATTTCTTAAAACAATTTGTAGTTTCAGATTCAAGGATGGTAGTAAAAACGAAAGGGTTTATTGAGGGAAGTTTCCCGGAGGAGCTAAAGGAAATTCTTATGAAGGTAGCATCTGAGTGGGGAGATGTTGTAGATGATTTGAATTCTTTGGAGGTGATTCCATTGAAAGGAGCTATGACTAATGAAGTTTTCCAGTTTAATTGGCCTACAAAGAAGGGTGATGTTGTTAGGAAATTGTTAGTTCGGATTTATGGTGAAGGTGTTGAACTTTTCTTTAAGAGGGTTGACGAACTTACCACTTTTGAGTGTATGTCAAAGCATGGACAAGGCCCTAAGCTTCTTGGCCGCTTTGAAGATGGCAGAGTTGAAGAGTTCATTCATGCCAGG ACACTTTCAGCTGTTGATCTCCGCGATCCTGAAATTTCTGGTTTCGTAGCAGCAAAGATGAGAGAGTTTCATGGTCTTGATATGCCTGGTCCAAGGACTGTATTCCTGTGGACAAGAATGAG GAATTGGCTTGCTGAGGCCAAACGTTTGTGTTCTTTAAAAGATGCAAAGAAATTTCAGTTGGATCAGCTAGAAGCAGAAATCAGTATGCTAGAGGAACACCTCTCTCAAGGCTACCCGGATGTCGGGTTTTGTCACAATGACCTACAATATGGTAATATAATGCTGGATGAAGAGGAAAGATCCATCACCTTAATT GATTACGAGTATGCAAGTTATAATCCTGTTGCATATGACATTGCAAATCACTTCTGTGAAATGGCAGCAGATTATCATTCTGACATGCCACATATTTTGGATTATAGCAAATACCCAG GATTAGAGGAGCGCAGGAGGTTTGTCAATGCATATTTAAGTTCTACAG GTGACAATCCTACTGAAGTTGAAGTTGAACAGCTGGTTAATGACGCAGAATTTTACACTCTTGCAAATCATCTATTTTGGGGTTTATGGGGAATCATTTCG AAATATGTGAACAAGCTTGATTTTGATTACTTGGAGTATGCAAGGCAGAGGTTTGAGCAGTACTGGTTAAGAAAGCCTCAACTTTTGGTATCTTCGACCATCCACACCAACGAGACATAG
- the LOC136235511 gene encoding probable choline kinase 1 isoform X3 — translation MVVKTKGFIEGSFPEELKEILMKVASEWGDVVDDLNSLEVIPLKGAMTNEVFQFNWPTKKGDVVRKLLVRIYGEGVELFFKRVDELTTFECMSKHGQGPKLLGRFEDGRVEEFIHARTLSAVDLRDPEISGFVAAKMREFHGLDMPGPRTVFLWTRMRNWLAEAKRLCSLKDAKKFQLDQLEAEISMLEEHLSQGYPDVGFCHNDLQYGNIMLDEEERSITLIDYEYASYNPVAYDIANHFCEMAADYHSDMPHILDYSKYPGLEERRRFVNAYLSSTESGFTGDNPTEVEVEQLVNDAEFYTLANHLFWGLWGIISKYVNKLDFDYLEYARQRFEQYWLRKPQLLVSSTIHTNET, via the exons ATGGTAGTAAAAACGAAAGGGTTTATTGAGGGAAGTTTCCCGGAGGAGCTAAAGGAAATTCTTATGAAGGTAGCATCTGAGTGGGGAGATGTTGTAGATGATTTGAATTCTTTGGAGGTGATTCCATTGAAAGGAGCTATGACTAATGAAGTTTTCCAGTTTAATTGGCCTACAAAGAAGGGTGATGTTGTTAGGAAATTGTTAGTTCGGATTTATGGTGAAGGTGTTGAACTTTTCTTTAAGAGGGTTGACGAACTTACCACTTTTGAGTGTATGTCAAAGCATGGACAAGGCCCTAAGCTTCTTGGCCGCTTTGAAGATGGCAGAGTTGAAGAGTTCATTCATGCCAGG ACACTTTCAGCTGTTGATCTCCGCGATCCTGAAATTTCTGGTTTCGTAGCAGCAAAGATGAGAGAGTTTCATGGTCTTGATATGCCTGGTCCAAGGACTGTATTCCTGTGGACAAGAATGAG GAATTGGCTTGCTGAGGCCAAACGTTTGTGTTCTTTAAAAGATGCAAAGAAATTTCAGTTGGATCAGCTAGAAGCAGAAATCAGTATGCTAGAGGAACACCTCTCTCAAGGCTACCCGGATGTCGGGTTTTGTCACAATGACCTACAATATGGTAATATAATGCTGGATGAAGAGGAAAGATCCATCACCTTAATT GATTACGAGTATGCAAGTTATAATCCTGTTGCATATGACATTGCAAATCACTTCTGTGAAATGGCAGCAGATTATCATTCTGACATGCCACATATTTTGGATTATAGCAAATACCCAG GATTAGAGGAGCGCAGGAGGTTTGTCAATGCATATTTAAGTTCTACAG AATCTGGGTTTACAGGTGACAATCCTACTGAAGTTGAAGTTGAACAGCTGGTTAATGACGCAGAATTTTACACTCTTGCAAATCATCTATTTTGGGGTTTATGGGGAATCATTTCG AAATATGTGAACAAGCTTGATTTTGATTACTTGGAGTATGCAAGGCAGAGGTTTGAGCAGTACTGGTTAAGAAAGCCTCAACTTTTGGTATCTTCGACCATCCACACCAACGAGACATAG
- the LOC136235511 gene encoding probable choline kinase 1 isoform X1, translating into MMIGLSQCHRPPTVSANKLPTRNSRRRGFYAGRLICNKHGRHFLKQFVVSDSRMVVKTKGFIEGSFPEELKEILMKVASEWGDVVDDLNSLEVIPLKGAMTNEVFQFNWPTKKGDVVRKLLVRIYGEGVELFFKRVDELTTFECMSKHGQGPKLLGRFEDGRVEEFIHARTLSAVDLRDPEISGFVAAKMREFHGLDMPGPRTVFLWTRMRNWLAEAKRLCSLKDAKKFQLDQLEAEISMLEEHLSQGYPDVGFCHNDLQYGNIMLDEEERSITLIDYEYASYNPVAYDIANHFCEMAADYHSDMPHILDYSKYPGLEERRRFVNAYLSSTESGFTGDNPTEVEVEQLVNDAEFYTLANHLFWGLWGIISKYVNKLDFDYLEYARQRFEQYWLRKPQLLVSSTIHTNET; encoded by the exons ATGATGATTGGTTTGTCGCAGTGCCACCGGCCTCCAACTGTATCTGCCAACAAACTTCCAACACGCAATTCAAGGAGGAGGGGATTCTACGCGGGTCGTTTAATTTGTAACAAACATG GAAGACATTTCTTAAAACAATTTGTAGTTTCAGATTCAAGGATGGTAGTAAAAACGAAAGGGTTTATTGAGGGAAGTTTCCCGGAGGAGCTAAAGGAAATTCTTATGAAGGTAGCATCTGAGTGGGGAGATGTTGTAGATGATTTGAATTCTTTGGAGGTGATTCCATTGAAAGGAGCTATGACTAATGAAGTTTTCCAGTTTAATTGGCCTACAAAGAAGGGTGATGTTGTTAGGAAATTGTTAGTTCGGATTTATGGTGAAGGTGTTGAACTTTTCTTTAAGAGGGTTGACGAACTTACCACTTTTGAGTGTATGTCAAAGCATGGACAAGGCCCTAAGCTTCTTGGCCGCTTTGAAGATGGCAGAGTTGAAGAGTTCATTCATGCCAGG ACACTTTCAGCTGTTGATCTCCGCGATCCTGAAATTTCTGGTTTCGTAGCAGCAAAGATGAGAGAGTTTCATGGTCTTGATATGCCTGGTCCAAGGACTGTATTCCTGTGGACAAGAATGAG GAATTGGCTTGCTGAGGCCAAACGTTTGTGTTCTTTAAAAGATGCAAAGAAATTTCAGTTGGATCAGCTAGAAGCAGAAATCAGTATGCTAGAGGAACACCTCTCTCAAGGCTACCCGGATGTCGGGTTTTGTCACAATGACCTACAATATGGTAATATAATGCTGGATGAAGAGGAAAGATCCATCACCTTAATT GATTACGAGTATGCAAGTTATAATCCTGTTGCATATGACATTGCAAATCACTTCTGTGAAATGGCAGCAGATTATCATTCTGACATGCCACATATTTTGGATTATAGCAAATACCCAG GATTAGAGGAGCGCAGGAGGTTTGTCAATGCATATTTAAGTTCTACAG AATCTGGGTTTACAGGTGACAATCCTACTGAAGTTGAAGTTGAACAGCTGGTTAATGACGCAGAATTTTACACTCTTGCAAATCATCTATTTTGGGGTTTATGGGGAATCATTTCG AAATATGTGAACAAGCTTGATTTTGATTACTTGGAGTATGCAAGGCAGAGGTTTGAGCAGTACTGGTTAAGAAAGCCTCAACTTTTGGTATCTTCGACCATCCACACCAACGAGACATAG
- the LOC136235512 gene encoding uncharacterized protein, whose protein sequence is MISVTLRFHIPIVSIFYLPMFLLKTWRSTAFGVYGYLNFTKSGFLEHSKNFKPEDMQIRIEGKNCMVTGANSGIGYATVEGLASRGANVYMVCRNKERGEAALSEIRTTTGNQNVHLEVCDLSSVSEIKSFTSRFVSKDVPVHVLINNAGLLENERVSTSEGLELNFAVNVLGTYAMTELMVPLLEKAAPNARVITVSSGGMYTTPLTTDLQFSDEKFNGVEQYARNKRVQVALTEKWAEMYKDRGISFYSMHPGWAETPGVAKSLPSFNKSLSGKLRTSEEGADTVIWLALQPKEKLVSGAFYFDRAEAPKHMKFAATGGSHKLIDSIVSNLHSMLVSSKI, encoded by the exons ATGATCTCTGTAACTTTACGATTTCATATTCCCATCGTCTCCATTTTCTACCTTCCAATGTTCCTTCTTAag ACATGGAGATCAACTGCCTTTGGTGTCTATGGTTACCTCAATTTCACCAAGTCCGGTTTCTT GGAGCATTCCAAAAATTTCAAACCAGAAGATATGCAAATTAGAATAGAAGGGAAGAATTGCATGGTAACAGGAGCAAATTCGGGCATTGGTTATGCAACTGTTGAGGGTCTTGCTTCACG TGGAGCAAATGTATATATGGTATGTCGCAACAAGGAGAGGGGAGAAGCTGCCCTTTCTGAGATTCGGACTACAACTGGCAACCAAAATGTTCACTTAGAG GTTTGTGATCTTTCATCCGTCAGTGAGATTAAGTCTTTCACGTCAAGATTTGTTTCAAAAGATGTTCCAGTTCATGTTCTG ATTAACAATGCTGGTTTGCTTGAAAACGAAAGAGTTTCAACATCAGAAGG TTTGGAGTTGAATTTTGCTGTAAATGTGTTGGGAACTTATGCAATGACAGAACTAATGGTGCCTTTGTTGGAGAAAGCTGCTCCTAATGCTAGAGTTATTACAGTTTCATCTGGTGGAATGTACACAACTCCACTGACCACAGATCTACAG TTTTCTGATGAGAAATTCAATGGGGTGGAACAATATGCTCGCAACAAGCGAGTTCAG GTGGCATTAACCGAAAAGTGGGCAGAAATGTACAAGGATAGAGGGATTTCATTCTACTCAATGCACCCAGGCTGGGCTGAGACACCCGGAGTAGCTAAGAGCTTACCTAGTTTCAATAAATC GTTATCAGGAAAGCTAAGAACAAGTGAGGAAGGTGCAGACACAGTTATTTGGCTAGCTTTACAGCCTAAAGAAAAACTAGTTTCAGGTGCATTTTACTTTGATAGAGCTGAAGCCCCTAAACACATGAAGTTTGCAGCCACTGGTGGCTCCCATAAACTCATCGACTCCATTGTCAGCAATCTCCATTCCATGTTAGTTTCTTCTAAAATTTAG